CTGGCCCGCGCTGGCCGGCAATCCGACGGTGACCGCGCCGTCGCCGGTCAATGCCATCCGCATGGTGCTGGACGGCGGCTTCGCGCCCGCCACCGCGGCCAATCCGCGGCCGCACGGCATGCCGCCGTTCGGCCAATTGCTGAATGACAACGATATCGCGATGCTGGTGTCCTACATCCGCAACAGCTGGGGCAACGAGGCCGGCGGCGTGACGCCGCTCGAGGTCAAGCGCGCCCGCGCCGCCTCGACCCGCAACTGATCAGGACGATCGCGCGGCCGGCTGGCAGGCCGCGCGCGCCATCTCGCCCAGCGCGCGGATGGCATCGGCCTTGGCATCGTCCCAGGGATGGCCGTAGTTCAGTCGCAGCGCATTGCCGAACTGGCCGCTGGCCGAGAAGATCGGGCCGGGCGCCACGCTGATGCCGCGCGCCAGCGCCTGCCGGTGCAGGGCCAGCGCATCGACCGCCGCCGGCATTTCGATCCACAGGAAAAAGCCGCCCTGCGGCCGGGTCACGCGGGTGCCCGCGGGAAATTCGCGCGCGATCGCATTGGCCATCAGGTCCTGCTGCGCCTGCAGCGTTTCGCGCAGGCGGCGCAGGTGGCGGTCGTAGCCGCCCTGTTCCAGGTATTCGGCGATGGCGCCCTGCGCCGGACTCGACGCCGACAGCGTGGACGACAACTTCAGGCGCTGCACGCGCTGCGCGTAGCGGCCCGCGCTGGCCCAGCCGATGCGGTAGCCCGGCGCCAGGCATTTGGAGAACGACGAGCAGTGCAGCACCAGGCCCTGCTTGTCGAAGGCCTTGGCGGGCACCGGCCGCGTCGCGCCGAAATACAGCTCGCCGTAGACATCGTCCTCGATCAGCGGAATCTGGTGGCGCGCCAGCAGTTCGACCAATTGCCGTTTCTTGTCCTCGGGCATCAGGCTGCCCAGCGGATTCTGGAACTGCGTCATCAGCCAGCAGGCCTTGGGCGCGTGGCGCTGGATCGCGGTTTCCATCGCGCCCAGGTCGACGCCGGTGCGCGGATGCGTGGGCACTTCCAGCGCCTTCAGGCCGTGGCGTTCCAGCGCTTGCAACGCGCCGTAGAAGGTGGGGGCCTCGACGATGACCGTGTCGCCCGGCTGCGTCACCGCCTGCAGGCACAGGTTGAGCGCTTCCAGCGCGCCGTTGGTGACGACGATGTCGTTGGCCGGCACGTTGATGCCGGCGATCAGGTAGCGCAGCGCGATCTGCCGGCGCAGGCCGGGATTGCCGGGCGACAGGTCTTCCATCGTGTCCAGCGGGTCCTGGCGCTTGAGATGCGCCGCCATGGCCTGGGCCAGCCGCGGCAGCGGGAACAGCAGGGGGGAAGGAAAGGCCGAGCCCAGCGGCGTGACGTCGCGGTTGCGCAC
The window above is part of the Achromobacter deleyi genome. Proteins encoded here:
- a CDS encoding PLP-dependent aminotransferase family protein, which gives rise to MSLYEKLANEIAKSIRDGVLRVGDKLPSVRDACASRGVSPSTVFQAYYLLEARGLIRARPRSGYYVNARGDSLPPEPDTSCPDGESTELAISERIFDILDSVRNRDVTPLGSAFPSPLLFPLPRLAQAMAAHLKRQDPLDTMEDLSPGNPGLRRQIALRYLIAGINVPANDIVVTNGALEALNLCLQAVTQPGDTVIVEAPTFYGALQALERHGLKALEVPTHPRTGVDLGAMETAIQRHAPKACWLMTQFQNPLGSLMPEDKKRQLVELLARHQIPLIEDDVYGELYFGATRPVPAKAFDKQGLVLHCSSFSKCLAPGYRIGWASAGRYAQRVQRLKLSSTLSASSPAQGAIAEYLEQGGYDRHLRRLRETLQAQQDLMANAIAREFPAGTRVTRPQGGFFLWIEMPAAVDALALHRQALARGISVAPGPIFSASGQFGNALRLNYGHPWDDAKADAIRALGEMARAACQPAARSS